Proteins found in one Bacteroidota bacterium genomic segment:
- a CDS encoding DUF4325 domain-containing protein, with product MKAVLHILVSEELSDLLNTREAATELINSIRKNPCSIVELDFSNVEFMSRSFADQLYKEQQEVQKELKVVIHIVNANEEIINMLRAVKLTQNIVNRAYTQIPVYKYTDASMLRNYLLSV from the coding sequence ATGAAAGCTGTTTTACACATATTAGTTTCTGAAGAATTAAGTGACCTTCTCAATACTCGTGAAGCAGCCACTGAATTAATTAATTCTATTCGCAAAAATCCTTGCTCTATTGTTGAATTAGATTTTTCTAATGTGGAATTTATGTCAAGGTCATTTGCCGATCAACTTTATAAGGAGCAACAAGAAGTACAAAAGGAATTGAAAGTAGTTATACATATAGTAAATGCCAATGAGGAAATTATTAATATGCTTAGAGCTGTAAAGCTTACACAAAACATTGTTAACCGGGCATATACTCAAATACCAGTTTACAAATATACTGATGCTTCGATGCTGAGAAACTATCTTCTGTCAGTATAA
- a CDS encoding sensor histidine kinase, with translation MELRIEIPTHISDNFGDPLFYFINTILNVNNSKAEIFHFDFNNCMFINPFIIGGLTSIAHYQRLKGKKVHYTFNKQNESISNYFKTVYFPDGFNYQESQFQNLDTFFENYHSKTYIPLIAFPAGKKEIENKIREKVISAINSILKDQLKLKGYVLMAIFYMIDELTQNITDHSGSNKGILFAQFYPTKNFMDICIADYGKGLLQSYIDAGKHNPKSDEEAINFAIFGKSTKNLPESRGFGLSTSRRILVEGLKGKFCIYSGNAFFVQDIEREELIALEEGYYYKGCYVALRIPILTNEQFNLYDYVGN, from the coding sequence ATGGAATTAAGAATTGAAATACCAACTCACATCTCAGATAACTTTGGGGATCCACTTTTTTATTTTATTAATACTATTTTGAATGTAAATAATTCAAAAGCAGAAATTTTTCATTTTGACTTTAATAATTGCATGTTTATTAATCCTTTTATTATAGGAGGGTTGACGAGTATTGCGCACTATCAAAGGTTGAAGGGTAAAAAAGTTCATTACACTTTCAACAAACAAAACGAATCAATTTCTAATTACTTTAAAACTGTCTATTTCCCTGATGGGTTCAATTATCAGGAGTCGCAGTTTCAAAACCTAGATACTTTTTTTGAAAATTACCATTCGAAAACATATATTCCTTTAATCGCTTTTCCTGCAGGAAAAAAAGAAATAGAAAACAAGATTCGTGAAAAAGTTATTTCTGCAATAAATAGTATTCTTAAAGATCAATTGAAGTTAAAGGGTTATGTTTTGATGGCGATTTTCTATATGATAGATGAATTAACGCAAAACATTACCGATCATTCCGGATCTAATAAGGGAATTTTATTTGCACAATTTTATCCAACTAAAAATTTTATGGATATCTGTATTGCAGATTATGGAAAAGGATTGCTACAATCTTATATTGATGCCGGTAAACATAATCCAAAATCTGACGAAGAAGCTATAAATTTTGCTATTTTTGGCAAATCCACTAAAAATTTACCAGAAAGTAGAGGTTTTGGCTTATCTACGTCAAGAAGAATATTAGTTGAGGGATTAAAGGGGAAATTTTGTATTTATTCAGGAAATGCCTTTTTCGTACAAGACATTGAAAGAGAAGAGCTTATAGCCCTAGAAGAAGGATATTATTATAAAGGTTGTTATGTAGCCTTGCGAATTCCAATTTTAACAAACGAGCAATTTAATTTATATGATTACGTTGGTAACTAA
- a CDS encoding tyrosine-type recombinase/integrase: MEFYKNYLVEKNFSASTIRKYVFETKRFLLEHPNAKYYCYSNLVDYMHSISNAPIALTTRKIKLQVVKKYFDFLIETGAIQHHPCSSLYIKGNTKRGIIFYDLFTSAELELLLNRTERYEHLAIKNKLIISFLIYQGLLPQEICGLKLKHIDAESQNVFIKGGRIHLARRLPLQPLQIVLLEEYLNNTRNRLLKTAKQKTDFLLLNFRGKPITVEDVGTLVESFRYLFPERKLNTKTIRDSVLSNLFKEKNYLLEEVQYIAGHRWVSSTLRLKPTNQALQHKLISKFHPLG; the protein is encoded by the coding sequence ATGGAATTTTATAAAAACTATTTGGTAGAGAAGAATTTCTCTGCATCTACCATACGAAAGTATGTATTTGAAACGAAGCGTTTCCTGCTAGAGCATCCAAACGCAAAATACTATTGCTATAGTAACCTGGTTGATTATATGCATAGTATAAGCAACGCACCCATTGCGCTCACAACAAGAAAAATCAAACTTCAGGTGGTAAAAAAATATTTCGATTTTTTGATAGAGACCGGAGCAATACAGCATCACCCTTGTTCTTCCTTGTATATAAAAGGAAATACCAAGCGAGGAATTATATTTTATGACTTATTTACTTCTGCCGAACTGGAGTTGTTGCTTAATCGAACGGAGCGTTACGAGCATCTAGCAATTAAAAACAAACTGATAATTTCTTTTTTAATTTATCAGGGTTTGTTACCGCAAGAAATTTGCGGATTAAAATTAAAGCACATAGATGCTGAATCGCAGAATGTATTTATAAAGGGTGGACGAATTCATTTAGCAAGAAGACTGCCCTTACAGCCATTGCAAATAGTACTATTAGAGGAGTATTTGAATAACACGCGTAATCGATTACTAAAAACCGCTAAACAAAAAACAGATTTTCTGTTACTTAATTTTAGAGGGAAGCCTATAACCGTTGAAGATGTTGGCACGTTAGTAGAATCGTTTAGGTATTTGTTCCCTGAGCGAAAGCTCAATACCAAGACCATACGAGATAGCGTGTTGAGCAATTTGTTTAAAGAAAAAAACTATTTACTCGAAGAAGTTCAATACATAGCAGGACATCGATGGGTGTCTTCAACCTTGCGCCTGAAGCCAACTAATCAAGCACTGCAACATAAACTTATTAGTAAGTTTCATCCGTTGGGGTGA